Genomic DNA from Nitrospira sp.:
TGATTATGCCAGGGTCCACCACGGTCAGCGGTGTGCGGGGCGGGCAGGGGGGGGCCGTGACGTTGACGGTCAATGATGCGGCGGAGATGAAAAAACGGAGTCCGCTGCTCTCCGATACGGCCTGGGCGAAGCGTGACGTGATGCAGATTGTGAACGGGAATCGCAACTGGAACGGGCCAGTGAACGGCGTGTCTCCCAGTTATCTCACGATTCGAGACTGGTCGTTTTCGAGCGGCGGATCGTTTACGCAGTCGGATATGGAAAGCGCGGCACGTGTGGCCTTGATCGGTCAAACCACATTGGAGAACCTGTTCGATCCGGGAGAAGAAGCGGTCGGCGCGACCATTCGTATCAAGAACGTGCCCTTCCAAGTCATCGGTGTGTTGGCGCCGAAGGGGCAGTCGGCCCAAGGAAGTGATCAGGATGATGTGATTTTCGTGCCGTTCACGACGGCGGAGCGCAAGGTGTTCGGAAGCCAGTTTCTCGGGTCGGTGGGCGCGCTGTTCGCGTCGACCGAGCAGAGTCGTGATTTGCCCGAGGCTGTCGAGCACATTCGTGAGGTCTTACGGGCGCGGCATCGCTTGCAGCCGGATCAGGCGGACGATTTTACTGTTCGGACGCAGGTAGACATCGGGAAGGTGCAAGAGGGCACGAGCCAAACCCTCACGGTCATGCTGTTTGCCATCGCCTCGGTTTCGCTGCTGGTCGGCGGCATCGGGATCATGAACATTCTGCTTGTTTCCGTCACCGAGCGGACCAAGGAGATTGGGGTGCGCATGGCGGTCGGTGCGAAACGGATGCATATCCTGACTCAGTTCCTTATTGAGGCGATGACGCTAAGCCTGCTGGGTGGGGTGATCGGCGTGATGGTCGGCGTTGTTGGTGCCAGGCTCACGACGGTGATCGCCGGCTGGCCGACCATCATTTCATTCGAATCGATTGTGACGGCCTGTGTGTTCTCGCTCGTCGTCGGGCTCTTTTTCGGGCTCTATCCGGCGAACAAGGCCGCGCGCCTGAATCCCATCGAGGCACTTCGGTACGAATAGAGACGGAATATTGCCGTCACGATCTTGAGCGTGAGGCCGACGTCAATGGTAGGCCCGTTCGAACTCTTCAGGGATGGTTCCCAGGACGGAGCGAATTCCCCGTGCGGGGGCCTCTGGATCTTGATTGGCCAGGTCGATCACGAGAGGAACGATATAGGGCTCCCCCGACGGGTCATGCGTGATTGTGACGATAGGCTGATGTAGCTTGTTGGTGTTGATGACGGAGACAATGGCTCGCTCCCCGGTGGAGAGGGCCACATAGCTGTAGACTGGGTAGATGCCCATCACTTTGACGAACAGGGAGATTAATCGCGTGTCGTATTTGCCCTCTTTGCCTTCCTGATAGAGTCGCTGAAGGGATTGATGGGGCGTCAATGGCGATGCGCCGCCGAATCCCGTCATCAATTCATCATACCGATCGGTGATCATCACAATGCGCGTCATGTCGGACGTGAAGGCGCCACCGGTTTCGGCGGGAAATCCGCTGCCGTTCAAGTAGGCATGATGTTCCGCGACGATCTGTTCCACCGACTTGGTGAAGCCGCCCCGTCGCTCCAGCAGAATCGCGCCTCCGCGCGCATGGGCTTCGTAGGTCTTTCGCTGCTGTTCGGTGAGGCGAGTGGACGTGTCGAATACGCGTTGGAGAATGGCCGGCGGAACCTGCAACAGCCCGATGTCGTGTAGCAGCGCGCCGGTGGCCAATTCCTGGATGGTCATGAGGTTGTAGTCCGACGCGTGCGCGAGAATCATCGCAAAGCTACAGGTGGCGAGTGAATGTTGGCTGATCGGCGCATTGGCATCACGCCCTTGACTGAACACCATAAACAGCGCCTGCGAGTTCAGGGCCTGCGCTACCGCACTGATGGCATGGACGGCGTGGCTTGCTTCCTCCGGATCGACAATGCCGGTTTGTGCGATGCGAGAGAACGTGGATTGGACGGATTGTTCCAGTTGGGCCCGGGCCGATTTGGCGGCCAGAAGTTCCTGCATCATGGTGGCAAGCGAACGGACGGCCGGAGCCGCGGTCGACGGCGTCACGGGCGGTGATGCCTGACTGGGAGGATGATCGTGAGTGGGGGAAGCCGGGTCCTGCAGGTCGAGTCCCTTGCTCGGATCGATGCTGAGCTGCTTCACGCCAGCCTGTCGAAGTTTTTCAATCTGCTCGTCGGTGCGAATCAAGAATGAGTGGCGCAGAAAGGGCGAACGAAACCAGGCTACGTCCAACTTGGCGACATGCATGCCGATCCTGAGCGCGTCTATGGTGATGTGGCGGTAGGCCATGCCGTGTGACTGTGAAACGCGTGTCGCTCCTTGCGTGAGTCGCCCTGCAGCCCCTAGTGGGCTTGATCAGGGGCAGACGAAGAGGGTGAATGCGTCGCAGGCGCTGCCGTGATGAGGCTCGAATCCAGGGATGTGTCGGGCCGATGCGGTGCCACGGCTAACAGGACTTCCATTCGAGGATTGTCGCGGTCCTGATACTTGTAGAGGTGTGTTTCTATGACCCGGTTGTCGTTCAACCCCAGGCCTTCACACAGGGCATCCTGTGCGATCTTGAGTCCGCCGTCGGTATCTCGTCGCAGGGCCGAGGCAAAGAAGAAACGGATCGAAAGCGACAGGCTGGCCTGTTGCAGATTGTGCCGTAGGGTCGCACGATGAGGCGATTGGGCAAGCGCCACGAGAATGTGTTGTCCGACGAAGGCCTTGAACGCCCGGCCTTTGGCCGACAGCAGCCGGCGGCCCTGTACGGTAGCATACTGGTGGTTGACGCTCGGAGGAATCGGTAACGTGAGGGCGATCGAATCGCAGGCAATTCTGAGATCGGCGTGAATTGGAGCCGGGGGATCGGACGGAGGGCGGTTGTGAGTCGAGCGCTTCCTGACCACCACGTCAATAGCCGGACGCGGCTTCTTCTCAGGCGGAAGCCGAAACGAGGTGGATCGGATAGGGATCGGAGATTGTCGGGGATGGGAGACGCGGCGCAAGGGCCTGCCTATCACACTAGAGAAGGTTTTGAATTTTGGCCATGTCCTGCTCGACCCGGTCTTCGTTTCTGGTGAGATACCGCCGCCATTCAGACGGGCCCCAGATTTCCAGGCGATGGTACATGCCCACGAGGTAGATTTCCTGATCGTCATCCATCGGAACGAGTTTGCGAAGGCGGCTTGGAATGAGCACCCGGCCGGCCTTGTCGATATCCGAGGCGCCGGCTTGGGCCATCACATGATGCATGAACAGGCGGCTCTGATCCTCGTCCAGCGTAGCCCTGGTTCGCTCAAGCACTTGTTCCCATTCCTTGGCTGAATACATCCACAGCGTTTGCTCGGTGTTCTTCAGGAACATGACCTGGTTCCCCTCGGCCTGGAATTGCTCCCTGAGCGGGGAGGGAATCAGAAACCGTCCCTTCTCATCGACCTTGCACAGATGTTCCCCGGCAAACACTCGCGGCATCCTCCGATAGCTGGGATTTGTCCTACGATGTACGGCTGATGGTAGGAGACATGGGCAATCCTGTCAAGAGAATATTCTGACAGCCACCGGCAGGCTCAGTCGGTCAGGTCCATACCGGCAGCGGATGAGGCGTCCCCTTCCATTGCCGCGCCCAAATCATCACCCAGGTCTTCGCCCATTTCCTCCCCCATCTTTTTCATGAATCGCTCCATGCTCGCGGGATCGTTTTCGTCAAGCCCGCTGAGGTGACTCGGGTCAGAGAGGGCCTCAAGTCGGGCTTCCTCTGATTTCGGCGAGGCGAATCTGGACAGGAGCCGCTCCAGGTCGGCACTCTGGCAATGGGCACAGGTTTGTTGTGGCATAGCGCTCACGCTCAACACCAATCGCGTGGTGCGTGTTCCGCATTGTCGGCAACGATATTCGTACATCGGCATCGGTTACGCTCGCAATGTTGGTCGGGTCGTTGACTCTGGCGGCGGCAGCCACGCATCCGGCACCATGCCGGCCTCCACCGAACGGGCGAGGGCAAGGACAGTGACACGCGCAGCCCCAGCCTCGCAAAGAATGCTGGCGCATGCGTTGGACGTGGTGCCGGTGGTGAACACATCGTCGATCAGGAGAATTCGTCTGCCTGCTACCTCTTGAGGTGCGCGGAGGGCGAATGCCCGACGGAGATTGTGCAGGCGTGCTGAGCGCGGAAGTGTGGTTTGCGGCTCGGTATCGACAAGGCGAACCAGGTTACGGCAGGACACGGGGCAGTCGAGTGCCTTTGCGATGCGATCGGCCAGGAGAAGCGATTGATTGAATTCCCGCTGTCGAAGCCGATTGGGGTGAAGGGGGATCGGCATGAGGACGTCGCCTGTCAGGTGATCCGGGAGCGTGTGAATAAGTAATGTTGCGAGGGCGTCAGCCAGGGCGACTTTTCCTTGGTATTTGAACAGAGCAATCGCATCCTGCAATGGTGAGCAGTAGGGATAGGGTGCCCATACCTCGGCATAGTCGGGCCTGCGGGTACGGCAATCATGGCATTCGTGAGTGGGGCTGTGGGTCGACGCTGTCGGGGAGGCCAGTGGTCGCCGGCATCGTGCGCAGGCTGAACCACGCAGGGGCTGGATCAACGCCCAGCAGGACCGGCAGAAAAACGGTACGGGATCGTCTGTCAGGGGCTGTGCGCAGGTAGTACAGGTGATCGGAAGCAGGAGTCGCGAAGCCTGTCTGAGGAGATTCCGTATCATCGCGCGAGTCGCATCCCGACGGGTACTGTAAGAGATCCACACGAGCTGGACGGATTGTGCACGGACACCCCCCGGGCCTGTCAAGGTTGTGGCCTGTCAGTGGGTGTGGTATAGCACCCTTCGCCTGCATAGGCCCGCCCACCTGGCTTTTCCCAGGTTCGGCTTGCATGCATCGGTCGGAAATCTCCTGCAACCCTCATGGGTATGGGCTCCCGCTATGTACGCTCCTTCCCCGGTACTCGTCAGCGTGAACAATCTGTCCAAGGAATATCGCCCCGGCGGCACGGTCCTACGTGCATTGGACGATGTGACCCTCGAGGTACGGTCCGGAGAGTTTTGTGCCCTTGTGGGGCCGAGCGGGTGCGGGAAGAGCACGCTGCTCAACTTGATCGGAGGGTTGGATGCGCCGACGTCAGGCACCATCACCCTCGACGGTCGGCCGGTGACCGACGCAAGTCCCATGGCGTGGACTCGTCTGCGCCGGGAGTTGATCGGGATCGTGTTTCAGGCCTTTCATCTGATCCCAGGCCTGACCGTCGCGGAGAACGTGGCCTTGCCCGTCCTTCTCAAGGGCGAGCAGGGGCCGGGTCTCGTGGATCGGGTCGACGAGGTCCTGCTGGCAGTGGGTATGGAGGGACGCCGTTCGCATCGACCGGGAGAATTGTCAGGCGGAGAGCAGCAGCGTGTGGCGATCGCGCGAGCCATCGTGCATCGGCCGCGGCTGATCCTGGCGGATGAACCGACAGGCAATCTGGATTCGAGGCAGGGGGCGGATATCATCACCTTGTTTCGAACCTTGCCGCAACGGTATGGTCATTCGGTCTTGTTGGTGACGCATAGTGAAAGCGCAGCAGCGGCAGCGGATTACGTCTGGCACATGCGGGATGGCCGGCTGGTCACCTGTGTGAGGAAGCAAGCGTAGCTGAAGCTAGGAGCACATAATGTTTCGAATGCCTCCTGCGAATGTGGAGGTTTTTTGCACCCCGGATCCTTGGGCCGCCTGTCTCCGAAGGCCATGGAAAGAAGGAACGCCATGGCGACGCTTCAAGGCAGGGAATGGTTCCGGGCGAACAGAAGGCACTGCCGGCTGATAGTGCAGGCAACTGGCCAGGAGAAAGGATGAGAATGGACCTGAGCATTACCATTGCTGGCGTGGAATTCCCCAGCTGTTTCATGAATGCCTCTGGAGCGCTGTGCAGGACTCGCGAGGAGTTGCTGGCGTTGGGCCGCTCGCGCTCCGGCGCCATCGTGACGAAGTCGATGACGGTGGAACCACGGGATGGGAATCCGGAACCACGCTATGTTGGATTTCCTGGCGGATCGATCAACTCCATGGGATTGCCGAACCTCGGTTACCGCGCCTATGCGGAACTCATTCCCGAGCTGAAGCAATTCGGCAAGCCGGTGATCGCGAGTATCGCCGGCCTGTGCGAGGATGACTTCCTCACCATGGCGCGCGTCATCGATCACGCGCGGCCTGACCTCATCGAGGTCAATCTGTCCTGCCCCAACATCCCCGGAAAGCCGCAAATCGCCTACGATCCGTTCGACTCCGAACGGCTCCTGAAACGTGTGCGACCGCTCATTACGGTGCCGATGGGGGTGAAACTGCCACCCTATTTCGATCCGGCGCATCATGCCGTCATGGCGGAAGTCATCGGACGTTGCCAGGTCGACTACTTGAACCTGATCAACTCCGTCGGCAATGGGCTGGTGATCGATCCCAAGCGTAATGCGCCGGTGATTAAGCCCAAGGGAGGGTTCGGTGGACTGGGCGGGGCCATGATCAAGCCTGTGGCGCTCGCCAATGTGCGAGCGTTTTGGAAACTGCTTGGCGGACGGATTCCCATTATCGGCACCGGCGGGGTGGTGCAAGGCGTCGATGCGTATGAACATATGTTGTGCGGGGCGACGGCCGTGCAGGTCGGCACCGTGCTGGTAGAGGAAGGTGTCGGCGTGTTTGAACGACTGGAGCGCGAATTGGCGGCTGAGCTCCAAGCTCGCGGGCCGCGTTCGCTTCAGGAATTTCGGGGGAAACTACAAGAATTGTGACGATGAATGCGCCGATTCCGCGCAGCCATGTTCCCGGCCGCCGCTATCTGAACGCGAAATTCTTCGGAAGGAATCCCAACTGCAGCGCTTGGCGCAACAGCTGAGCCACGTTACGAACCTTGAGTCGCCGCATGAGGTTGAAGCGGTGCACCTCGACGGTTCGTACGCTGATATCCAGGCGTCTGGCGATGTCCCGGTTCGTATTTCCCTGCGACACCAGCTTGAGAATCTCTTTTTGCCGAGGCGTCAGTCCGTCTGATCGTTTGGCCCGCACGGGTGCGGACTTCGCCATCTTGACGACCTTGCGCTTCTTGGCTGCTGGCGCGGCCTTGGTGGTTTTCGAGGACTTCTTTACTTGAGGACGTTTGCGTGGTGCCATAAAAATTTGTACCCCAAAATTCTACTGAACGTAATCTTAGCATACCTGGGTAAATCTGTAAAAACAATTACTAGACTGTCTGGACGATGAGCGTGACGATGCCGTTGATATCCATGGCGTTATGGAGGGTCTCTCTGCATCTTGGGTGGACACATTTGTCCACTCATCCAGGTCGGACGGTTCTGACAATGATCGGTGTGGCATTGGGAGTGGCTGCCACGATCGCCGTTCAAACGGCGAATGTGGCAGTGCTCCGTTCGTTCGAAGAATCGGTCCTGACGGTGGCCGGGCCGGTGACGCTGGAAGTCTCGGCCGGGGAAGCCGGCTTGGATGAACGTGTAATTCGTGCTGTGCGGGGGGTGGGTGGCGTCGAATCTGCCAGGCCTGTGCTCGAAGTCGGGGTTGCCGTGGCTGGCGAACGCCGGCAGGCGTTCACCGTACTGGGCCTAGACCTGTTAGACGAATTGAATCGAGCCGACGGAAGAATGCCTGCTGTATTTGACACCCGGGAGCAGCAGGGTGAAGGCGTCGTGATGGGGGGACTTCTGCGTGACGACGCATTACTGGTGGGTGAGGTGCTTGCCAAGGGTCTAGGCGTCGAGCCTGGGGCGCGGGTCGCTCTTGAGGCCAATGGTCGGACTGTATCTGTTTCGATACTGGCGGTAATGGGCAGGAAGCCCGGCACCCCGTCTCCTTGGGACCACTGGGCCGTGATGGATATTGCGGCGGCGCAGCGCACCTTCGGACTGATCGGCCGGTTGGATCGCATCGATGTAGTAACCGGGGCCTCTGTAGCTGTTGAGCAGGTAGCCAAGGCCATTGAACAGGTGCTCCCTCCCGCCGTGACGGTTCGCCGTCCGATTCAACGGAGCCAGCAGGTCGAATCGATGGTGGGCGCCTTCCAACTCAATCTGTCCGTGCTGAGCATGGTCGGCCTGCTCGTCGGGATGTTCCTGATCTACAACACGGTGTCGTTCATGGTGGCGCAGCGACGGAGGGAAGTTGGGATCCTGCGCGCTGTCGGCCTGTCTGAGCCGATGGTGATCAGTCTGTTTTTGGCAGAAGCTGGAGTATTCGGCGTAGTTGGCGGGTTGGTGGGAGGTGCGCTCGGTCTGATGCTGGGAAACGTACTTGTCGGCATGGTTGGACGGACCATTCACGACCTGTATACCCCTCTGGCCGAGACGACCAGAGGGATCGCATTCGCCCCGGGGGCGGGCCGGCTGTTGTGTGAAGCCGTCGGTATTGGAACTGTGGTATCCGTGCTGGGCGCCCTGGGACCCAGTCTGGACGCCGGGCGAACGGTCATTGTCGCGGCCTTGGCGCCAGGGGAATACGATGTTGCGCAACGTGTCCGTGCGGGTTCGCTTGGCGTGACGGGAGCGCTCCTGTTATTGGTTGCCTTGGGCTGCCTGTTCGCCGGACCGGTCGCCGGCATGCCTATCTTTGGCTATGTGGCGACATTTTGTCTGCTCGCGGGATTGTCGTGCCTCGTTCCCACGCTGATGCAGGTCACCGGGCGCACACGCGAGCTGGGTGTGTTGTCCCCGCTGCCTTCGTTAGGCGGGGCTGTTCGACACATCGCTCGTGAGCAGACCACCAGGGGAATGGGGAGAAACGCGGTGACCGTCTCGGCCTTTTTGGTCGGGGTTGCCATTATGGTTGGCGTGATGGTGATGATCAGAAGCTTCCGTGACACGGTGGAAATCTGGATTGATCAAACCGTAATGGCGGATTTTATTGTGGCCCCTGCCGGGTGGCCGAATGTCGCCCGTCATGGGTCGTCGTCGGCCGTACTCCCGGGTGTGTGGCGGGAGCAGATAGCCGGTTCACGAGTGGTGTCAGCGGTTGATGCCTATCGTGACCTGCGGATTGAGGTGCAGGGACAACCAGTCGCGTTGGTGTCGAGGGATCTGGCGTTACACGCGGCCCGAAGTCGGTATCTCTTTCTTGAGGGTGATTCCGCGCGTATTTTAACCAGTGCCGCGAGCGGAGAGGGGGCGATTCTTTCGGAGGTATTGGCGAATCGCCTGCACCTTACGAAGGGGAGTCGGGTATCCATTGCTACGCCCTCCGGGGAGCGATCGCTGGTGGTCCTCGGGGTGTTTTACGATTATGCGACGGATGGAGGGAAGCTCGTTGTGGATCGAACCCTCTATCAACAATGGTGGAACGACGACGGAGTGACGGTTTTCCCCGTCTATATTCACGAGGGGGTCGATCTGGAACAGGCACGGTCGGCCATTGTGGACCTCTTTGCACGAGAAAACGGTGGGAGCCTGATGCCGACTGTGCTCAGCAATGCGGAGTTGCGGCGGGAGATACTGCGCATCTTCGACCGCACATTCACCTTGACCTATGTCCTCGAGGCGATCGCCATCATTATTGCCATGCTGGGTATCATCAATACGCTCGTGACTTCTGTGGTGGAACGGCGTCGTGAATTGGCGACGCTGCAGGCGTTAGGCGGCAGTCGTGGGCAAGTGACGGCATTGATTTTATGGGAGGCGGGCTACCTGGGGGTGCTGGGAACGGCTATGGGCCTCATCGGAGGGCTTGCCCTCGCGCAGATTTTGATCAAAGTCATCAACCGGCAGTCGTTCGGCTGGACGATCCAGATGGCATGGCCCCTAGGTCTCTTGATGGAAGTCGCCGCCCTCGCCCTGCTCGCCTCACTCCTTGCCGGGTTATGGCCGGCCCGCTGGGCCGCCAGGCAACCGCTGGTGGAGGGGCTGCGTTACGAGTGAGGTGCGATGGCTGGTTCCGCAGCTTCACTCACAGATTCAGTCAATGGAAGCCCATCCACCTGGATTTCGAATCCCAGGTCTTCGATCATCCGCCAGACTTCTGCCGCCGGTTGACCGGGGGTCGTCAGATAGCCGTTCACGAAGACCGAATCGGCCGGATAGAGTGCCAATGGCTGGAGGCTGCGTAAGTTGTGTTCACGTCCGCCGGCAATACGAAGCTCGGTCCGCGGGTGAAGGAAACGGAAGAGGCAGAGGGCTTTCAGGCACCGCTGCGGTGTCAGGGGCGTGCGGTGTTCCATGGGTGTGCCGGAGGCCGGATGCAACATGTTGAGTGGAATCGAATCCGGTTTGACCTCCCGGAGGGCGAGTGCCAAGTCGATCAAGTCCTCATCACGTTCGCCCATGCCGACGATACCGCCGGAACAGATTTCCAATCCGGCAGTCCTGGCGTGCCGAATGGTGGCCAGCCGGTCCTGAAATGTATGTGTGGTGCAAATTTCAGGGTGGTAGGCTTCGCTGGTGTTCAAGTTGTGATTGATGCGGTCGACGCCCGCGGCTTTCAGGTCTTTGGCCTGGTGTTCGTTGAGCAATCCTAACGAGCAGCAGATCTGAATCGGGACTTCCTGCTTGATCGAGCGGACGGCGGAGGCAATCTCGGCAATGTCGCGATCCAGGGGGCTCCGTCCGCTGATGACGATGCAATACCGTTGAGCCTTGGCTGCCGCCGCGCGTCGTGCACCAGTGAGCATTTGTTCCTGCGGGAGCAGTCCGTAGCGCTCGATCGGTGCCGTTGAGACGGACGACTGCGAGCAATATCCACAATCTTCCTGGCAGGCGCCGCTCTTGGCGTTGAGCAGCATTTGCAGGCGAACGGTCTTGCCGAAGTAGCGTTCACGGACCGTGAAGGCTGCTTGCAACAGTTCCAGCAGTCGCGAATCCGGCGTCTCCAAAACGGCCAGCGATTCGTCGTGGGTCAGCGGTTCGTCTCGTAAGGCCTTCTCGGCCAGCCTGGTCAGGTCAGTCATGCACGCTACTCCTGGAAAAAACAGATCGAACCTTGGCCCTGATCGGTGTGTCCGTGGGCGGAGGCCGTCTCTGTGACGTGAAAAAAGTGCGGTCGAAACCCTACACGGTTTCAAAGGGAGATGCAATGCCTTGGTAGGGCACGGCTGGAAGACGTGAGCTGTGTTGGCTTTGGTCGGTTTCAGCCTTTGATGTATCGCGCCAGGGCAGCGCGACATAGGTGTTCCAGCGCCCGCAGCGACGGCACCGGCCAGACCACTCCGCCAGTTCGTGGTGGCATTGGGAGCATTGATAGGGGACGACGACCCGCTTCTTAAACCCCAGGGCCTTCTTGAGTTCCCCGACCGCTTCGTCCATGTGCTGCTTGCGGAGATATAGGTTCGCCATGATCTTATGGTAGTCGACGAGCTGTTCCTGCGTGCCGTCCAGCGTCGACAAGACGTCGTAGGCTTCGTCCACCATTTCGAGCCGATAATAGAGCTTGCCCAGATAGAACTGCACGACGGCGTTGTGGGGATCCTGCTGAAGGGCTTCCTGGTACACGCGGATGATTTCGTCCGGCTCACCGAGCTCCAGGAACAGTTCCTCCAATCGGTGGAGAATGATGACGCTGCGCGTCTTGGCGTAGATCTTTTTGAGAATTTCAACGGCGTTTTTGGTTTTCCCCTCACGGACCAGGATTTCACCGATGCCGATATACGCGGGGAGAAAGGTGCGATCCTTCTTGATGGCACCCCGGAAATACCGTCGCGCTTTGTCAGGGTGTCCGCGCTCCAGAAGTTGCCGGCCGACTTCGTACATGCAGCCAAGCA
This window encodes:
- a CDS encoding ABC transporter permease, encoding MSAFVWLTVMTALRILSRNRLRAGLTMLGIVIGVGAVIAMVSIGQGARAAVQAQVASMGTNVIVIMPGSTTVSGVRGGQGGAVTLTVNDAAEMKKRSPLLSDTAWAKRDVMQIVNGNRNWNGPVNGVSPSYLTIRDWSFSSGGSFTQSDMESAARVALIGQTTLENLFDPGEEAVGATIRIKNVPFQVIGVLAPKGQSAQGSDQDDVIFVPFTTAERKVFGSQFLGSVGALFASTEQSRDLPEAVEHIREVLRARHRLQPDQADDFTVRTQVDIGKVQEGTSQTLTVMLFAIASVSLLVGGIGIMNILLVSVTERTKEIGVRMAVGAKRMHILTQFLIEAMTLSLLGGVIGVMVGVVGARLTTVIAGWPTIISFESIVTACVFSLVVGLFFGLYPANKAARLNPIEALRYE
- a CDS encoding DUF3391 domain-containing protein; this encodes MHVAKLDVAWFRSPFLRHSFLIRTDEQIEKLRQAGVKQLSIDPSKGLDLQDPASPTHDHPPSQASPPVTPSTAAPAVRSLATMMQELLAAKSARAQLEQSVQSTFSRIAQTGIVDPEEASHAVHAISAVAQALNSQALFMVFSQGRDANAPISQHSLATCSFAMILAHASDYNLMTIQELATGALLHDIGLLQVPPAILQRVFDTSTRLTEQQRKTYEAHARGGAILLERRGGFTKSVEQIVAEHHAYLNGSGFPAETGGAFTSDMTRIVMITDRYDELMTGFGGASPLTPHQSLQRLYQEGKEGKYDTRLISLFVKVMGIYPVYSYVALSTGERAIVSVINTNKLHQPIVTITHDPSGEPYIVPLVIDLANQDPEAPARGIRSVLGTIPEEFERAYH
- a CDS encoding RusA family crossover junction endodeoxyribonuclease — encoded protein: MVVRKRSTHNRPPSDPPAPIHADLRIACDSIALTLPIPPSVNHQYATVQGRRLLSAKGRAFKAFVGQHILVALAQSPHRATLRHNLQQASLSLSIRFFFASALRRDTDGGLKIAQDALCEGLGLNDNRVIETHLYKYQDRDNPRMEVLLAVAPHRPDTSLDSSLITAAPATHSPSSSAPDQAH
- a CDS encoding zinc ribbon domain-containing protein, whose amino-acid sequence is MPMYEYRCRQCGTRTTRLVLSVSAMPQQTCAHCQSADLERLLSRFASPKSEEARLEALSDPSHLSGLDENDPASMERFMKKMGEEMGEDLGDDLGAAMEGDASSAAGMDLTD
- a CDS encoding ComF family protein, encoding MPIPLHPNRLRQREFNQSLLLADRIAKALDCPVSCRNLVRLVDTEPQTTLPRSARLHNLRRAFALRAPQEVAGRRILLIDDVFTTGTTSNACASILCEAGAARVTVLALARSVEAGMVPDAWLPPPESTTRPTLRA
- a CDS encoding ABC transporter ATP-binding protein produces the protein MYAPSPVLVSVNNLSKEYRPGGTVLRALDDVTLEVRSGEFCALVGPSGCGKSTLLNLIGGLDAPTSGTITLDGRPVTDASPMAWTRLRRELIGIVFQAFHLIPGLTVAENVALPVLLKGEQGPGLVDRVDEVLLAVGMEGRRSHRPGELSGGEQQRVAIARAIVHRPRLILADEPTGNLDSRQGADIITLFRTLPQRYGHSVLLVTHSESAAAAADYVWHMRDGRLVTCVRKQA
- a CDS encoding dihydroorotate oxidase; the encoded protein is MDLSITIAGVEFPSCFMNASGALCRTREELLALGRSRSGAIVTKSMTVEPRDGNPEPRYVGFPGGSINSMGLPNLGYRAYAELIPELKQFGKPVIASIAGLCEDDFLTMARVIDHARPDLIEVNLSCPNIPGKPQIAYDPFDSERLLKRVRPLITVPMGVKLPPYFDPAHHAVMAEVIGRCQVDYLNLINSVGNGLVIDPKRNAPVIKPKGGFGGLGGAMIKPVALANVRAFWKLLGGRIPIIGTGGVVQGVDAYEHMLCGATAVQVGTVLVEEGVGVFERLERELAAELQARGPRSLQEFRGKLQEL
- a CDS encoding response regulator transcription factor, with product MAPRKRPQVKKSSKTTKAAPAAKKRKVVKMAKSAPVRAKRSDGLTPRQKEILKLVSQGNTNRDIARRLDISVRTVEVHRFNLMRRLKVRNVAQLLRQALQLGFLPKNFAFR
- a CDS encoding FtsX-like permease family protein, which produces MIGVALGVAATIAVQTANVAVLRSFEESVLTVAGPVTLEVSAGEAGLDERVIRAVRGVGGVESARPVLEVGVAVAGERRQAFTVLGLDLLDELNRADGRMPAVFDTREQQGEGVVMGGLLRDDALLVGEVLAKGLGVEPGARVALEANGRTVSVSILAVMGRKPGTPSPWDHWAVMDIAAAQRTFGLIGRLDRIDVVTGASVAVEQVAKAIEQVLPPAVTVRRPIQRSQQVESMVGAFQLNLSVLSMVGLLVGMFLIYNTVSFMVAQRRREVGILRAVGLSEPMVISLFLAEAGVFGVVGGLVGGALGLMLGNVLVGMVGRTIHDLYTPLAETTRGIAFAPGAGRLLCEAVGIGTVVSVLGALGPSLDAGRTVIVAALAPGEYDVAQRVRAGSLGVTGALLLLVALGCLFAGPVAGMPIFGYVATFCLLAGLSCLVPTLMQVTGRTRELGVLSPLPSLGGAVRHIAREQTTRGMGRNAVTVSAFLVGVAIMVGVMVMIRSFRDTVEIWIDQTVMADFIVAPAGWPNVARHGSSSAVLPGVWREQIAGSRVVSAVDAYRDLRIEVQGQPVALVSRDLALHAARSRYLFLEGDSARILTSAASGEGAILSEVLANRLHLTKGSRVSIATPSGERSLVVLGVFYDYATDGGKLVVDRTLYQQWWNDDGVTVFPVYIHEGVDLEQARSAIVDLFARENGGSLMPTVLSNAELRREILRIFDRTFTLTYVLEAIAIIIAMLGIINTLVTSVVERRRELATLQALGGSRGQVTALILWEAGYLGVLGTAMGLIGGLALAQILIKVINRQSFGWTIQMAWPLGLLMEVAALALLASLLAGLWPARWAARQPLVEGLRYE
- the bioB gene encoding biotin synthase BioB, which translates into the protein MTDLTRLAEKALRDEPLTHDESLAVLETPDSRLLELLQAAFTVRERYFGKTVRLQMLLNAKSGACQEDCGYCSQSSVSTAPIERYGLLPQEQMLTGARRAAAAKAQRYCIVISGRSPLDRDIAEIASAVRSIKQEVPIQICCSLGLLNEHQAKDLKAAGVDRINHNLNTSEAYHPEICTTHTFQDRLATIRHARTAGLEICSGGIVGMGERDEDLIDLALALREVKPDSIPLNMLHPASGTPMEHRTPLTPQRCLKALCLFRFLHPRTELRIAGGREHNLRSLQPLALYPADSVFVNGYLTTPGQPAAEVWRMIEDLGFEIQVDGLPLTESVSEAAEPAIAPHS
- a CDS encoding tetratricopeptide repeat protein produces the protein MFRLLSTIFLVSVGIFLYSYFRELNPGTITVKTSPDALFELSPVSLVLFSMALGATLVALIVTIKETSHVFMNWRTNRLVRRKEKVDALHRDGTHAFMSKRTADAVSLFERALVIDPNRTDSLLWLGNIYRSESNFAEAIRLHQQAHRIEERNVEVLLELAKDLEGARRYEDALQTLQTILRLEPDNLMALIRKRDLHIRLEKWSDALEIQHRLVKANLAESERRAEANLLLGCMYEVGRQLLERGHPDKARRYFRGAIKKDRTFLPAYIGIGEILVREGKTKNAVEILKKIYAKTRSVIILHRLEELFLELGEPDEIIRVYQEALQQDPHNAVVQFYLGKLYYRLEMVDEAYDVLSTLDGTQEQLVDYHKIMANLYLRKQHMDEAVGELKKALGFKKRVVVPYQCSQCHHELAEWSGRCRRCGRWNTYVALPWRDTSKAETDQSQHSSRLPAVPYQGIASPFETV